One Micromonospora sp. WMMD812 genomic window carries:
- a CDS encoding VOC family protein, with product MTEPITARQFHHSEGVADWRVADGGAGAYFRTGSFATGARFAQAIADLPGLDDHAPDVDLRPDGVFVRLFTTAPAPDGLSSRDVELARLISAAARRLHLTAEPHRVQNVVVTIDALDVARVLPFWRAVLGYGDRDGGPVDELNDPHRRKPVVCFQQMDAPRPQRNRVHLDVWLPHDQAEARVAAAVAAGGRVVSDEMAPSWWVLADPEGNEACVATWIGTDGRGYP from the coding sequence ATGACAGAACCGATCACGGCACGGCAGTTCCACCACAGCGAGGGAGTGGCGGACTGGCGGGTCGCCGACGGCGGGGCCGGCGCCTACTTCCGCACCGGGTCGTTCGCCACCGGCGCTCGATTCGCGCAGGCCATCGCCGACCTTCCCGGCCTGGACGACCACGCTCCCGACGTCGACCTGCGGCCCGACGGCGTCTTCGTCCGCCTCTTCACCACCGCCCCCGCACCGGACGGGCTCAGCAGCCGCGACGTCGAGCTGGCCCGGCTCATCTCCGCCGCCGCGCGGCGACTCCACCTGACCGCCGAACCACACCGGGTGCAGAACGTCGTCGTCACCATCGACGCACTCGACGTCGCCCGGGTGCTCCCGTTCTGGCGCGCGGTGCTCGGCTACGGCGACCGCGACGGCGGGCCCGTCGACGAGCTGAACGACCCGCACCGCCGCAAGCCGGTCGTCTGCTTCCAGCAGATGGACGCCCCCCGCCCGCAACGCAACCGGGTCCACCTCGACGTCTGGCTGCCACACGACCAGGCCGAAGCGCGCGTCGCCGCCGCCGTCGCGGCCGGCGGCCGCGTCGTCAGCGACGAGATGGCCCCGTCGTGGTGGGTGCTGGCCGACCCCGAGGGCAACGAGGCCTGCGTCGCCACCTGGATCGGCACCGACGGCCGCGGTTACCCCTGA
- a CDS encoding GNAT family N-acetyltransferase — translation MRVAVREAAAVDAAALAGLRWRRLTEEGGYRGTDRAAFVELFSTWVADHRPTHLPFLAEVDGEAVGMAWLMVAERVPTPVRRGRLCGDVQSVYVVPELRDGGIGARLLEAVLAEARRRELEHVTVHSSERAVAFYQRVGFRHDERWLRWAPD, via the coding sequence ATGCGGGTGGCCGTACGGGAAGCGGCGGCGGTCGACGCGGCGGCGCTGGCGGGGCTGAGGTGGCGGCGGCTGACCGAGGAGGGCGGCTACCGAGGGACGGACCGGGCGGCCTTCGTGGAACTGTTCTCCACCTGGGTCGCGGACCACCGCCCGACCCATCTGCCCTTCCTCGCCGAGGTCGATGGTGAGGCCGTCGGCATGGCGTGGCTGATGGTCGCGGAGCGGGTGCCCACTCCCGTACGGCGAGGCCGTCTGTGCGGCGATGTCCAGTCGGTGTACGTGGTTCCGGAACTGCGGGACGGCGGAATCGGTGCGAGATTGCTGGAGGCCGTGCTGGCCGAGGCGCGCCGGCGGGAGTTGGAACACGTGACGGTCCACTCCAGTGAGCGGGCGGTGGCCTTCTACCAACGGGTCGGTTTTCGGCACGACGAGCGCTGGCTGCGCTGGGCACCCGACTGA
- a CDS encoding GNAT family N-acetyltransferase, with protein MDPTTTSPNINYATPRPGAAITAADVAALVAAFRAADRKPRLEYVISCAPGLEALLTAAGFLAEARHTYLLCTPSTLTTPPTLDHLDLQEPGTDLQRAALISAQNEAFGGDPVASEADVARLRNLQGDGGVAVMAVAGDGTCVGGGGAVPPTGAVSEVAGIAVRTPYRRQGLASVITADITRRLFTTGTEIAWLEASGEESWRVYERVGYRPAGQRLYIALT; from the coding sequence ATGGACCCCACCACGACCAGTCCCAACATCAACTACGCGACGCCGCGTCCCGGTGCTGCCATCACCGCCGCCGACGTCGCCGCCCTGGTCGCAGCCTTCCGCGCGGCTGATCGCAAACCCCGCCTGGAGTACGTCATCAGTTGCGCCCCCGGCCTGGAGGCACTCCTGACCGCCGCCGGCTTTCTCGCGGAAGCCCGGCACACCTACCTGCTCTGCACGCCCAGCACATTGACGACACCACCCACGCTCGACCACCTCGATCTGCAGGAACCGGGCACCGATCTTCAGCGCGCCGCGCTGATCAGCGCGCAGAACGAAGCGTTCGGCGGCGACCCGGTGGCCTCCGAGGCTGACGTAGCTCGGCTTCGGAACCTGCAGGGCGACGGCGGCGTGGCCGTCATGGCCGTCGCTGGCGACGGCACCTGTGTGGGAGGTGGCGGGGCGGTCCCGCCCACCGGCGCGGTAAGCGAGGTCGCCGGCATCGCCGTTCGCACGCCCTACCGCCGCCAGGGACTGGCGAGCGTGATCACCGCCGACATCACCCGGCGGCTGTTCACCACCGGCACGGAGATCGCCTGGCTGGAGGCCTCCGGCGAGGAATCGTGGCGGGTGTACGAGCGGGTCGGCTACCGACCCGCCGGTCAACGGCTCTACATCGCCCTGACCTGA
- a CDS encoding GNAT family N-acetyltransferase: MSNLRDLIVRWQRGWGVARELPVADDVGGALRVRSMQPGRDIEYVAFDADEDPASLARLAELVAGEDAVTWLTVPTTDPVGAATALTAAGLIVLKHSELLMTADLRGHQQNLPAAPYRLLTQVDSYRGDSVVTATVRHESGDIGARGTMGLAGTDAVADRIETMPAHRRRGLASAVMSALARSAIDEGAEHGILIASEDGQRLYRTLGWQPVADVLIATTPGNTYPS; encoded by the coding sequence GTGAGCAACCTGCGAGATCTCATCGTCCGCTGGCAGCGCGGCTGGGGCGTGGCTCGCGAGCTGCCCGTCGCCGACGACGTAGGCGGCGCGTTGCGGGTCCGGTCCATGCAGCCCGGCCGCGACATCGAATATGTCGCGTTCGATGCCGACGAGGACCCCGCGTCGCTTGCCAGGCTGGCCGAGCTGGTGGCTGGCGAGGACGCCGTCACATGGCTGACCGTGCCCACCACCGATCCGGTGGGGGCGGCCACGGCGCTGACGGCCGCCGGCCTGATCGTGCTGAAGCACTCGGAACTGCTGATGACAGCCGATCTTCGCGGGCATCAGCAGAACCTGCCCGCGGCACCGTACCGGCTGCTGACCCAGGTCGATTCCTACCGTGGCGACAGCGTGGTCACGGCCACGGTACGGCACGAGTCAGGAGACATCGGTGCGCGCGGGACGATGGGACTGGCCGGTACGGATGCGGTCGCCGACCGGATCGAAACCATGCCGGCTCATCGCCGCAGAGGCCTGGCCAGCGCGGTTATGAGTGCACTAGCCCGCTCCGCGATCGACGAAGGCGCCGAACACGGCATCCTCATCGCCAGCGAGGACGGTCAACGTCTGTACAGGACGCTCGGCTGGCAGCCGGTAGCCGATGTACTGATCGCAACGACGCCTGGCAACACGTACCCGTCCTGA
- a CDS encoding DUF4253 domain-containing protein, producing MTRNPLTHLRHDSGSGLLSPALPPGRTVLETAAGVLDEPILWISDTRPDPGLWGSLQACHARTGLWPLLLGESRYEAGSPWTTGELDPGLIKSRPGDHDADELLAGWWSAYTALDEDDDMLSAPERMAVTAPFGQRWPGLAPAGTLREDSAARAAEFAEHLVAAAWLTAPHLGLSASVRGADALADLGWGGPLNYENDTAQFSAVLRSWEERFGGRVVGLGPAVLYLSVAAPPTDTDHALRVAAEHFAFCPDNVWQSSTNTLTRYAESLVERAWWSFWWD from the coding sequence ATGACACGCAATCCGCTGACGCACCTTCGACACGACTCGGGCAGCGGCCTCCTCAGCCCCGCCCTTCCGCCAGGGCGAACCGTGCTCGAAACTGCGGCTGGGGTTCTCGATGAGCCAATCCTGTGGATCAGCGATACCCGTCCAGACCCCGGTCTGTGGGGATCGCTTCAGGCGTGCCACGCCCGGACGGGTCTGTGGCCACTGCTGCTCGGAGAGAGTAGGTACGAGGCGGGCAGCCCATGGACGACCGGCGAGCTCGACCCGGGTCTCATCAAGTCCCGGCCGGGCGATCATGACGCCGATGAGCTGCTGGCAGGGTGGTGGTCCGCCTACACGGCCCTTGATGAGGATGACGACATGCTCAGCGCGCCGGAGCGGATGGCCGTGACGGCGCCGTTTGGCCAGCGGTGGCCCGGGCTCGCGCCTGCCGGAACGCTGCGGGAAGACTCCGCTGCTCGGGCTGCCGAGTTCGCGGAACACCTGGTCGCCGCCGCCTGGCTGACCGCACCACACCTCGGGCTGAGCGCCAGTGTTCGCGGTGCGGATGCCCTGGCCGATCTGGGGTGGGGCGGGCCACTGAACTACGAGAACGACACCGCGCAGTTCAGCGCGGTGCTGCGCAGCTGGGAAGAACGCTTCGGTGGAAGAGTCGTCGGCCTCGGACCAGCCGTGCTCTACCTCAGCGTCGCCGCTCCGCCCACCGATACAGACCACGCGCTGCGCGTCGCCGCAGAACACTTTGCGTTCTGCCCCGACAACGTGTGGCAGTCCAGCACGAACACCCTCACCCGTTACGCCGAGAGCCTCGTCGAGCGGGCGTGGTGGTCGTTCTGGTGGGACTGA
- a CDS encoding RidA family protein translates to MPHNVHGEHIDDLTFINPTGLYDPRPNAYSHLAIFPAGWRMILPAGQGGETEDGALAEDFGTQLRQALANTETVLAAAGATMSDVAKFNLLVVDHNEEKFGLVRQEFDRVWGDRKPAWTLIPVPALALDGMLIEIDVIAVVPQ, encoded by the coding sequence GTGCCACACAACGTTCACGGGGAACACATTGATGACCTGACGTTCATCAACCCGACGGGTCTCTACGATCCTCGGCCGAATGCCTACTCACATCTTGCGATATTCCCGGCCGGTTGGCGCATGATCCTCCCGGCAGGACAAGGCGGCGAGACCGAAGACGGCGCTCTGGCGGAGGACTTCGGGACGCAACTCAGGCAGGCGCTGGCAAACACGGAGACTGTGCTTGCGGCCGCCGGCGCCACGATGTCGGACGTGGCCAAGTTCAACCTCCTCGTCGTTGACCACAACGAGGAGAAGTTCGGGTTGGTGAGACAGGAGTTCGATCGCGTATGGGGTGACCGCAAGCCGGCGTGGACTCTGATTCCGGTGCCCGCCCTTGCGCTGGACGGAATGCTGATCGAGATCGACGTTATCGCTGTGGTGCCGCAGTGA
- a CDS encoding FtsX-like permease family protein: MRGRLLLMCRLLVRDLRRRRTETVLLLIAISAATGTLTLGLALDRALARPYERTRAATAGPDVVAMPGATGAEALTALAPLSTAPGVTADSGPYPIAFLMLTARGKTVQAVVQGRDNSPAALDRPAVTTGTWVRPGGVVIEPTFANALGVHTGDTVDINGHPLRVVGTAVTAARAVYPNADWRYDSGSPLVQYAGLVWVHSSQIPALAGARPLSYTLNLRFADPQVGTSFRHMGRDGIEYTSWIEIADTDGKLVKQARRVLMVGSWLLTALAVASVANIVAGRVVDQRRRVGLLKAVGAGPAMIAAVHLAEYLVIGLAGAGAGLTAGWLAAPALTNPGAGLLGSTGTHPPALRTVVAALALALAIAVAAALAPVVRAATTDTVHALADAATPPRRRRWRVWLSRRLPTALLLGVRVNARRPRRARLVMVNTLITTIALAALLMGLAQDRQVKLGESELANPRNTRTLQAMLLVIVVLCVLALINAVVSTWTTVLDARHPLAVARTLGATPAQVTVGMAVAQLLPAAPGVALGVPAGIALCLVVTPGDPQYAPGSWMLAMALGVLLAVAALTAIPALAATRRPVADALQSTPT, encoded by the coding sequence GTGCGCGGACGTCTGCTGCTGATGTGCCGGCTGCTGGTGCGCGACCTCCGCCGACGGCGCACGGAGACCGTACTGCTGCTGATCGCGATCAGTGCCGCGACCGGCACGCTGACCCTCGGCCTCGCCCTCGACAGGGCTCTCGCCCGCCCGTACGAGCGGACCCGGGCCGCAACCGCGGGCCCCGACGTGGTGGCGATGCCGGGAGCGACGGGCGCGGAGGCCTTGACCGCCCTCGCGCCGCTGTCCACCGCGCCCGGCGTCACCGCAGACAGTGGGCCGTACCCGATCGCCTTTCTGATGCTGACCGCTCGCGGCAAGACCGTGCAGGCGGTCGTCCAAGGCCGGGACAACTCGCCGGCGGCGCTCGACCGGCCCGCGGTGACCACCGGCACCTGGGTACGCCCCGGCGGCGTGGTCATCGAACCCACCTTCGCCAACGCCCTCGGCGTGCACACCGGCGACACCGTCGACATCAACGGCCATCCGCTGCGGGTGGTCGGCACTGCGGTCACCGCCGCCAGGGCCGTCTACCCGAACGCCGACTGGCGATACGACTCGGGCAGCCCGCTGGTCCAGTACGCCGGCCTGGTCTGGGTCCACAGTAGCCAGATCCCCGCGCTGGCCGGCGCGCGGCCGCTGTCCTACACCCTGAACCTGAGATTCGCCGACCCGCAGGTCGGCACCTCCTTCCGCCACATGGGCAGGGACGGGATCGAATACACCAGCTGGATAGAGATCGCCGACACGGACGGCAAGCTCGTCAAACAGGCGCGACGGGTCCTGATGGTCGGCAGCTGGCTGCTCACCGCTCTCGCGGTGGCCAGCGTCGCCAACATCGTCGCCGGCCGCGTTGTCGACCAGCGTCGCAGGGTGGGGCTCCTCAAGGCCGTCGGCGCTGGACCAGCCATGATCGCCGCCGTGCACCTCGCCGAATACCTCGTCATCGGGCTCGCCGGCGCCGGCGCCGGCCTGACCGCCGGCTGGCTCGCCGCGCCCGCGCTCACCAACCCCGGCGCCGGACTCCTCGGCTCCACCGGCACGCACCCGCCCGCGCTGCGCACCGTGGTCGCCGCCCTTGCCCTGGCGCTCGCCATCGCCGTCGCGGCGGCGCTGGCGCCCGTGGTGCGCGCCGCCACCACCGACACCGTCCACGCGCTGGCCGATGCGGCCACACCACCGCGCCGCCGGCGGTGGCGCGTCTGGCTGTCCCGCCGGCTACCCACCGCGCTGCTGCTCGGGGTACGCGTCAACGCCCGTCGGCCACGCCGCGCCCGACTGGTCATGGTGAACACCCTGATCACCACGATCGCGCTCGCCGCCTTGCTGATGGGCCTCGCGCAGGACCGGCAGGTCAAGCTCGGCGAATCGGAGCTGGCCAACCCCCGCAACACGCGAACCCTCCAGGCCATGCTCCTCGTCATCGTCGTGCTGTGCGTCCTCGCATTGATCAATGCCGTTGTGAGCACCTGGACCACGGTCCTCGACGCCCGGCACCCCCTCGCCGTCGCCCGCACACTCGGCGCCACACCCGCACAGGTCACCGTGGGCATGGCGGTAGCGCAGCTCCTTCCCGCGGCACCCGGCGTCGCCCTCGGGGTCCCGGCCGGAATCGCGCTGTGCCTGGTCGTCACTCCGGGCGACCCCCAGTACGCGCCCGGCTCCTGGATGCTGGCCATGGCACTCGGGGTCCTGCTCGCCGTCGCCGCACTCACCGCCATCCCCGCCCTGGCCGCCACCCGGCGGCCGGTCGCGGACGCCCTCCAGTCCACACCGACCTGA
- a CDS encoding ABC transporter ATP-binding protein: MTGSALLRARGVTRWYGRGSALVRAVDEVDLDVPAGQTLAIMGPSGCGKSTLLHLLGGLQRPTDGEIWLAEHRIDTMSERALARLRRHHIGFVFQSFHLMDELTAVENVELAALLAGRSPHRARQRALHLLDRVGLADRATHLPSALSGGQRQRVAIARALSNEPLILLADEPTGNLDSAATLEVLRLFEELRTAGQTLVVVTHDARIAAIADRMISMRDGSFADDNHLAASPAAAGAGTVYGGWR, from the coding sequence ATGACCGGATCGGCGCTGCTGCGGGCGCGCGGGGTGACCAGGTGGTACGGCCGGGGGAGCGCGTTGGTCCGGGCGGTCGACGAGGTCGACCTGGACGTGCCCGCCGGGCAGACGCTAGCGATTATGGGCCCGAGCGGCTGCGGCAAGTCGACCCTGCTGCACCTGCTCGGCGGTCTGCAACGCCCCACCGACGGCGAGATCTGGCTGGCCGAGCACCGGATCGACACGATGAGCGAACGCGCCCTGGCCCGACTGCGGCGCCACCACATCGGCTTCGTCTTCCAGTCGTTCCACCTCATGGACGAACTCACCGCCGTGGAGAACGTCGAACTGGCCGCGCTGCTGGCCGGGCGGTCTCCCCACCGAGCCCGGCAACGTGCCCTGCACCTGCTCGACCGGGTCGGGCTCGCCGACCGCGCCACGCACCTGCCGTCGGCGCTGTCCGGCGGCCAACGTCAGCGGGTCGCCATCGCCCGCGCGCTGAGCAACGAGCCGCTGATCCTGCTCGCCGACGAGCCCACCGGCAACCTGGACAGCGCCGCCACCCTCGAGGTGCTGCGGCTGTTCGAGGAGCTACGCACGGCGGGGCAGACACTGGTGGTGGTCACCCACGACGCACGCATCGCCGCGATCGCCGACCGGATGATCTCCATGCGGGACGGGTCGTTCGCCGACGACAACCATCTCGCCGCCAGCCCCGCCGCCGCGGGCGCCGGTACGGTCTACGGCGGGTGGCGCTGA
- a CDS encoding PadR family transcriptional regulator, translated as MQDVVLAMLAKEPAYGYELRSRIRAALGPLGEAMNAGQIYVTLARLAKAGLVTSQRAEGLPDRPDRRVYALTPAGQQRVAAWLTEVSWPKPDLSEFHLKLVAAAAARLADPVALVDAQRRELLRRLRDTQRAALDRSVDPVAGLLVEGVVLRLRADLEWLEACERMWTERDRTRRKANP; from the coding sequence GTGCAGGATGTGGTGCTGGCCATGCTGGCGAAGGAGCCGGCGTACGGCTATGAGCTACGAAGCCGGATACGCGCCGCGCTCGGCCCACTCGGCGAGGCGATGAACGCCGGGCAGATCTACGTGACACTGGCGCGGCTGGCCAAGGCGGGGCTGGTGACGTCGCAGCGGGCCGAGGGCCTGCCGGACCGACCCGATCGCCGGGTCTACGCGTTGACTCCGGCCGGGCAGCAACGGGTCGCCGCGTGGCTGACCGAGGTGAGCTGGCCGAAGCCGGACCTCAGCGAGTTCCATCTCAAGCTGGTGGCCGCCGCGGCCGCCCGGCTGGCCGATCCGGTGGCCCTGGTCGACGCGCAGCGGCGCGAGCTGCTGCGCCGACTGCGGGACACCCAGCGGGCCGCGTTGGATCGGTCGGTGGATCCGGTCGCCGGGTTGTTGGTGGAGGGGGTCGTGCTGCGGCTGCGGGCCGACCTCGAATGGCTGGAGGCGTGCGAACGGATGTGGACCGAACGCGACCGGACCCGACGGAAGGCGAACCCATGA
- a CDS encoding TetR/AcrR family transcriptional regulator C-terminal domain-containing protein, which translates to MRKIAKELGVGPMRLYDYVINRSELLDLMVDAVYAQIAEAGQHSEWRVTVLAIAHATRAAALDHEWFADLLGGRPQLGPHALAVGESTAAALSQAPGVRGVDDLQRALGALNAFLIGALRSEVTERRTARSTGTDVTAWQASLGPYLTRMLDTGRYPTVARLVIDGAHLDAEETFHHNLTTIVDGITSHPHR; encoded by the coding sequence GTGCGCAAGATCGCCAAAGAGCTCGGTGTCGGTCCGATGCGGCTCTACGACTACGTGATCAACAGATCCGAGCTGCTCGATCTGATGGTCGACGCCGTGTACGCCCAGATCGCCGAGGCCGGCCAGCACTCCGAGTGGCGCGTAACGGTCCTGGCCATCGCCCACGCGACCCGTGCCGCCGCACTTGATCACGAGTGGTTCGCCGACCTGCTCGGCGGAAGGCCGCAGTTGGGGCCTCACGCGCTCGCCGTAGGCGAATCGACCGCGGCGGCGCTCAGTCAAGCCCCTGGCGTGCGTGGCGTCGACGACCTCCAACGAGCCTTGGGCGCCCTCAACGCCTTCCTCATCGGAGCGCTCCGCAGCGAGGTCACCGAGCGACGCACCGCCCGTTCCACCGGCACCGACGTGACCGCCTGGCAGGCCAGCCTCGGGCCCTACCTGACACGCATGCTCGACACCGGCCGCTATCCCACCGTCGCCCGGCTCGTCATCGACGGCGCCCACCTCGACGCCGAGGAAACCTTCCACCACAACCTGACCACCATCGTGGACGGCATCACCAGCCATCCCCACCGGTGA
- a CDS encoding FAD-dependent monooxygenase, with the protein MCVGEPDRRGGDLRSAQRHRRRPRLRLGPFPDGQRCATVRRIHRIQRTVREMVMRVAIAGGGLGGLTLARILHRHGIDAVVYEREASRSARSQGGSLDLHPESGQQALAAAGLAGRFRSEARPEGEEHRILDPAGRTLVHHKPQPGSFSGRPEIDRSALRDLLLDSLPGDAVAWQHQLVAATPRPDGGFGLTFHGGHKTDCDVLIGADGARSVVRSLLTDARLSHVATLVELNISDADRRHPDLAELVGPGNLWCIGVNQILAAQRLGDGGIRVGISLRAEDRDLDTYRSKRALLDMFDGWDPSLTALIEAGDSTPTPRRIEAMPIGTRWAHQPGITLIGDAAHLMPPVGEGANQAMLDAAELAGELAANPADPDSAIRTYEEAMFTRIRPIAEMSARVQAMMLSPTAADDVTRFFTARPTEPAAVG; encoded by the coding sequence GTGTGCGTCGGCGAGCCGGATCGCCGTGGCGGCGATCTTCGCTCGGCTCAGCGGCACCGGCGCCGCCCGAGGCTGAGGCTCGGGCCGTTCCCAGACGGGCAACGATGCGCTACCGTACGGCGTATCCATAGAATACAGCGTACGGTAAGGGAGATGGTGATGCGAGTCGCGATCGCCGGTGGTGGCCTTGGCGGCCTGACGCTGGCACGGATCCTGCACCGCCACGGCATCGACGCGGTGGTGTACGAACGCGAGGCGAGCCGATCCGCACGATCGCAGGGCGGATCGCTCGACCTGCACCCGGAATCCGGGCAACAGGCCCTCGCCGCGGCGGGTCTCGCCGGCCGGTTCCGGTCCGAGGCGCGGCCCGAGGGCGAAGAACATCGCATCCTCGACCCGGCCGGACGCACCCTCGTGCACCACAAGCCACAACCCGGCTCATTCTCCGGACGTCCCGAGATCGATCGGAGCGCACTACGCGATCTTCTGCTCGATTCCCTCCCCGGCGACGCGGTCGCCTGGCAGCATCAGCTCGTCGCGGCGACGCCACGACCCGACGGGGGCTTCGGGCTGACGTTCCATGGTGGCCACAAGACCGACTGCGACGTCCTCATCGGCGCGGACGGCGCGCGCTCGGTCGTCCGGTCGCTGCTGACCGACGCGAGACTGTCCCACGTGGCCACGTTGGTCGAGCTGAACATCAGCGACGCCGACCGGCGCCACCCGGATCTCGCCGAGCTGGTCGGCCCCGGGAACCTGTGGTGCATCGGCGTGAACCAGATCCTGGCCGCGCAACGCCTCGGCGACGGCGGCATACGAGTCGGGATCTCCCTGCGCGCAGAAGATCGCGACCTCGACACCTACCGGAGTAAGCGTGCCCTGCTGGACATGTTCGACGGCTGGGACCCAAGCCTCACCGCACTCATCGAAGCCGGCGACAGCACGCCGACGCCGCGCAGGATCGAAGCGATGCCCATCGGCACACGCTGGGCCCACCAGCCGGGCATCACCCTCATCGGAGACGCCGCGCACCTCATGCCGCCGGTCGGCGAGGGTGCCAACCAGGCCATGCTCGACGCCGCCGAGCTCGCCGGCGAGCTCGCCGCCAACCCCGCCGACCCGGACTCGGCGATCCGGACGTACGAAGAGGCGATGTTCACCAGAATTCGCCCGATCGCCGAAATGTCCGCACGGGTCCAGGCGATGATGCTGTCCCCCACCGCGGCGGACGACGTCACCCGCTTCTTCACGGCGCGACCCACCGAGCCGGCCGCCGTGGGTTGA
- a CDS encoding DUF4865 family protein, protein MQYPIALPTDYDMDIIRTRVRTRGGALDNRRGLRCKAYCIREAGVDGSQVNQYAPVYLWADSSAAAEFLWGAQGFDGIVRDFGRPRVRTWVPSALGVGGCGRSDVTHAWLRTEAIAQEADLVTVAEMLTARVDARARRPETHLAFAGIDPTTWQAVEFTTVAGLGRAAIPTDGTLFTVLHVSEPDQR, encoded by the coding sequence ATGCAGTACCCCATCGCGCTGCCAACCGACTACGACATGGACATCATTCGGACACGAGTGCGCACGAGAGGCGGCGCGCTCGACAATCGCAGAGGGCTTCGGTGCAAGGCCTACTGCATCCGTGAGGCAGGCGTCGACGGGTCGCAGGTGAATCAGTACGCACCCGTCTACCTGTGGGCGGACAGCAGCGCCGCTGCCGAGTTCCTGTGGGGGGCCCAGGGGTTCGACGGCATCGTGCGCGACTTCGGTCGACCGCGTGTGCGGACCTGGGTGCCGAGCGCGCTCGGTGTGGGCGGGTGCGGAAGGTCAGACGTCACCCACGCGTGGTTGCGGACTGAGGCGATCGCCCAAGAGGCCGATCTGGTGACGGTGGCGGAGATGCTGACAGCACGGGTGGACGCCCGAGCCCGACGACCGGAAACTCACCTCGCGTTCGCCGGCATCGATCCGACAACCTGGCAGGCGGTCGAGTTCACCACGGTCGCCGGACTCGGTCGCGCGGCGATACCGACTGACGGCACGCTCTTCACCGTGTTGCACGTCAGCGAACCGGACCAGCGGTGA
- a CDS encoding TetR/AcrR family transcriptional regulator: protein MPRTGSTRDQLIESTRELLWERGYAATSPRAILDRAGAGQGSMYHHFAGKEDLAAAAMRSTAQQLLGRAEADLTSDGSAFERVKAYLLRQREVLRGCPVGRMTGDAEVLESAVLQDVVATTFDQLRAHIVAVIRDGVNNDEFSRGVQPADLADTVLAVVQGGYVLARAAGDPAPFDRAVRGALAMLEHLRRKDNR, encoded by the coding sequence ATGCCGAGAACTGGCAGCACCCGCGACCAGCTGATCGAAAGCACCCGGGAGCTTCTCTGGGAACGTGGCTATGCCGCAACCAGTCCGCGCGCGATCCTCGACAGGGCGGGCGCCGGGCAGGGCAGCATGTACCACCATTTCGCCGGTAAGGAAGACTTGGCCGCCGCGGCGATGCGGTCCACCGCGCAACAGTTGCTCGGGCGCGCCGAGGCGGATCTGACCAGCGACGGTTCCGCGTTCGAGCGTGTGAAGGCCTACCTGCTGCGCCAACGCGAGGTCCTGCGGGGGTGTCCGGTGGGACGGATGACCGGCGACGCCGAGGTCCTGGAGTCCGCTGTCCTGCAGGACGTGGTCGCCACGACGTTCGACCAGTTGCGGGCACACATCGTGGCCGTCATTCGTGACGGTGTGAACAACGACGAATTCAGCCGCGGCGTGCAACCTGCCGATCTCGCCGACACCGTGCTTGCCGTCGTACAGGGCGGCTACGTGCTGGCCCGCGCGGCCGGCGATCCCGCGCCGTTCGACCGTGCCGTCCGCGGCGCCCTCGCGATGCTCGAACACCTCCGAAGGAAGGACAACCGATGA